A region from the Pseudonocardia petroleophila genome encodes:
- a CDS encoding metal-dependent transcriptional regulator, producing the protein MRAVAARQQSHHCCTRPHTEAVEDFLKAVFDLTTCRGSATTSSLAELLGVAPPSVSAMLNRLAVDDLVARPAAHRVELTDHGRRHAVTVVRRQRLVEEFLVRVLGVPWEDVHAEADILEHAVSERLLERIDAFLGHPTHDPHGDPIPPRHGHHDDGRPPALSQARPGSHIVVSRVSARDSTALRYLGELGIRPGVALEVLEQAPFGGPLWVRLDGRRIPLGPQLADLVFGGTT; encoded by the coding sequence ATGCGCGCTGTCGCGGCACGTCAGCAGAGTCATCACTGCTGTACACGACCCCACACCGAGGCCGTCGAGGACTTCCTCAAGGCGGTCTTCGACCTCACCACTTGCCGAGGTTCGGCGACCACCAGCTCCCTCGCCGAACTGCTCGGCGTAGCGCCGCCGTCGGTGTCGGCCATGCTCAACCGGCTCGCCGTCGACGATCTCGTCGCGCGGCCCGCAGCTCACCGGGTCGAGCTGACCGACCACGGGAGGCGGCACGCGGTGACGGTGGTCCGCCGTCAACGGCTGGTCGAGGAGTTCCTCGTCAGGGTGCTCGGTGTCCCGTGGGAGGACGTGCATGCGGAGGCCGACATCCTGGAGCATGCCGTGAGCGAGCGGCTCCTCGAGCGCATCGATGCCTTCCTCGGACATCCGACGCATGACCCGCACGGCGATCCGATCCCGCCGCGCCACGGCCACCACGACGATGGCAGGCCACCCGCGCTGAGCCAAGCACGCCCGGGGTCGCACATCGTGGTCAGCCGGGTGTCCGCCCGCGACAGCACCGCTCTGCGCTATCTGGGAGAGCTCGGCATCCGGCCGGGTGTCGCGCTCGAGGTACTGGAGCAGGCCCCTTTCGGAGGGCCGCTGTGGGTCCGACTCGACGGGCGACGCATCCCACTGGGCCCGCAGCTGGCCGATCTCGTCTTCGGAGGAACCACATGA
- a CDS encoding flavin-containing monooxygenase gives MNQLSAEQVGVAVVGGGQAGLAMGHALTRRGPRDFVILDAADRIGDSWDSRWDSLRLFTPAGHTALPGLRFPGPPDAYPGKDDVASYLRRYAAHFDLRVRSGTRVERLAHDPGGRGFVLTTSRGTVRAGRVVAATGPFQVPAVPRVSADLAPRVVQLHSSEYRNPAQLPAGRVVVVGAGNSGAQIATELAETHDVTLAVGTRQPSLPQRLAGRDLFFWLTRTRVMDITVESRLGRRLATKEALIGTRLADVGRLGVRLAGRLIAVDGDTVSVTGGEPEKVDAVVWATGFRPDYSWLPTDAVGADGWPLHRRGVSPVPGLGVLGLPWLHTRGSALVGWVGRDASWLAEQLG, from the coding sequence ATGAACCAGCTGTCCGCAGAGCAGGTCGGCGTCGCCGTCGTGGGCGGCGGCCAGGCCGGCTTGGCCATGGGGCACGCGCTGACCCGCCGCGGGCCGCGGGACTTCGTCATCCTCGATGCCGCAGACCGCATCGGGGACAGCTGGGACTCCCGCTGGGACTCGCTCCGCCTGTTCACCCCGGCCGGCCATACCGCGCTGCCGGGCCTGCGGTTCCCCGGCCCCCCGGACGCGTATCCCGGCAAGGACGACGTCGCGAGTTACCTCAGGCGGTACGCGGCCCACTTCGACCTGCGGGTGCGCTCCGGCACCCGGGTGGAGCGGCTGGCCCACGACCCGGGCGGTCGGGGCTTCGTGCTGACGACGAGCCGGGGCACGGTGCGGGCCGGCCGGGTGGTGGCCGCGACCGGGCCGTTCCAGGTGCCCGCCGTGCCCCGGGTGAGCGCCGACCTGGCGCCGCGGGTGGTGCAGTTGCATTCCAGCGAGTACCGCAACCCGGCCCAGCTCCCGGCCGGTCGGGTGGTCGTCGTCGGGGCGGGGAACTCGGGCGCTCAGATCGCCACGGAGCTCGCGGAGACGCATGACGTCACGCTGGCGGTCGGCACCCGGCAGCCCAGCCTGCCGCAGCGCCTCGCGGGTCGGGACCTGTTTTTCTGGCTGACCCGCACCCGCGTCATGGACATCACGGTCGAGTCCCGGCTCGGCAGGCGGCTGGCCACGAAGGAGGCGCTGATCGGCACCCGGCTGGCCGACGTCGGCCGGCTCGGTGTGCGCCTCGCCGGCCGACTCATCGCCGTGGACGGCGACACCGTCTCCGTCACCGGCGGCGAACCGGAGAAGGTGGACGCGGTGGTCTGGGCCACCGGGTTCCGGCCCGACTACTCCTGGTTGCCCACCGACGCGGTCGGCGCGGACGGCTGGCCGCTACACCGCCGCGGCGTGAGCCCGGTTCCGGGCCTCGGGGTGCTGGGCCTGCCGTGGCTGCACACCCGCGGTTCGGCGCTCGTCGGCTGGGTGGGCCGGGACGCGAGTTGGCTCGCCGAGCAGCTCGGCTGA
- a CDS encoding ArsR/SmtB family transcription factor, with the protein MSHPRQVVGWAAWFAVLGDPSRLMLLVLIARDGPISVSDLAAASGLKATTVSHSLRLLRVHEMVRTERDGHTVLYRSAPHPVTDLLDRVVDPAGPDHEDAPR; encoded by the coding sequence GTGAGCCATCCGCGACAGGTCGTCGGCTGGGCCGCCTGGTTCGCCGTGCTCGGCGATCCCAGCCGGCTCATGCTGCTCGTCCTGATCGCCCGCGACGGTCCGATCTCGGTCTCCGATCTCGCCGCCGCGAGCGGGCTCAAGGCCACCACGGTGTCCCACTCGCTCCGCCTGCTGCGCGTGCACGAGATGGTACGCACCGAGCGTGACGGGCACACCGTCCTGTACCGGTCGGCCCCGCACCCGGTGACCGACCTGCTCGACCGCGTGGTGGACCCCGCCGGTCCCGACCACGAGGATGCCCCGCGTTGA
- a CDS encoding multicopper oxidase domain-containing protein, with product MGGANGATFRGGAGVDHAANGFDPRTLLREFDYGTVSTENGRTVRDWTIRAEDRDIEVAPGVVFPAWTFNGSIPGPTLRATAGDLMRVRFVNDSEHPHTMHFHGIHPAEMDGVPMVGRGIISPGEEFTYTFDAEPFGLHLYHCHVGPLAEHIARGMYGTFIVNPPGGRPPADEMIMVQHGYNTTFDGEGNQLYAVNGIPFVYMNDPIQVRRGELVRIYLVNILEYDPINSFHLHGNFFDYYPTGTRLEPSEFTDTVIQAQGQRGICEIRFPYPGKFMFHAHKTEFADLGWMGFFDVVDGAES from the coding sequence ATGGGCGGCGCGAACGGTGCGACGTTCCGCGGCGGTGCCGGTGTCGACCACGCGGCCAACGGCTTCGACCCCCGCACCCTGCTGCGCGAGTTCGACTACGGCACGGTCTCCACCGAGAACGGCCGCACCGTGCGCGACTGGACGATCCGCGCCGAGGACCGCGACATCGAGGTCGCGCCTGGCGTGGTGTTCCCCGCGTGGACGTTCAACGGCTCCATCCCCGGCCCCACCCTGCGCGCCACTGCCGGTGACCTGATGCGCGTGCGCTTCGTCAACGACTCCGAGCACCCCCACACGATGCACTTCCACGGCATCCATCCCGCCGAGATGGACGGCGTCCCGATGGTCGGGCGCGGCATCATCTCCCCGGGCGAGGAGTTCACCTACACCTTCGACGCCGAGCCGTTCGGGCTGCACCTCTACCACTGCCACGTCGGGCCGCTGGCCGAGCACATCGCCCGCGGCATGTACGGCACGTTCATCGTCAACCCGCCCGGCGGCCGTCCCCCCGCCGACGAGATGATCATGGTGCAGCACGGGTACAACACGACGTTTGACGGCGAGGGCAACCAGCTCTACGCCGTCAACGGCATCCCGTTCGTCTACATGAACGATCCGATCCAGGTCCGCCGCGGCGAGCTGGTCCGGATCTACCTGGTGAACATCCTCGAGTACGACCCGATCAACAGCTTCCACCTGCACGGCAACTTCTTCGACTACTACCCCACCGGCACCCGCCTGGAACCGAGCGAGTTCACCGACACCGTCATCCAGGCCCAGGGCCAGCGCGGGATCTGCGAGATCCGGTTCCCCTACCCGGGGAAGTTCATGTTCCACGCCCACAAGACCGAGTTCGCCGACCTCGGCTGGATGGGCTTCTTCGATGTCGTGGACGGAGCCGAGTCATGA
- a CDS encoding signal peptidase II gives MARGAVVDFIDVAWFASFNLADAALTCGAAVAVLLAWRGVPSFGTTGPRQAER, from the coding sequence GTGGCACGCGGCGCCGTCGTGGACTTCATCGACGTGGCGTGGTTCGCCTCGTTCAACCTCGCCGACGCCGCTCTCACGTGCGGAGCGGCGGTGGCCGTCCTGCTGGCGTGGCGCGGGGTGCCATCGTTCGGTACCACCGGTCCGCGGCAGGCGGAGCGATAG
- a CDS encoding hemerythrin domain-containing protein, producing the protein MVVIANQTVVACTPEELFDYCVDIRNEVEWNPTATSMEKLTDGAVGVGTKFLARWKGAPSAIEVECLEFDRPRRWVHDNGGPIAVTFTGSVDPVDGGSLLRVRFDARPRGWFRLVFPLFVVITRRQEKANMTHLRAAVERRAGAVPGPASRDMPIIHRIFRRQFAEVRALLPGVPATDAVRVGAVADHLGFLLDSLHMHHTTEDDLIWPKLLDRVGRDAPLVERMAAQHQGIDGSVAQVRAARSAWHSDPAPTTSAALADRIGEFLAVLDEHLDDEEQAVVPLIDRHLTAAELQEVGERGFEKFTPAQRWIALGQLLEVATPAEAATFLDDLPLPIKVLWRMVGRRRYHRYITAVRGERPS; encoded by the coding sequence GTGGTCGTCATCGCGAACCAGACCGTGGTCGCCTGCACGCCCGAGGAACTCTTCGACTACTGCGTCGACATCCGCAACGAGGTCGAGTGGAACCCCACCGCGACGTCGATGGAGAAGCTGACCGACGGGGCGGTGGGCGTCGGCACGAAGTTCCTCGCCCGCTGGAAGGGAGCGCCGTCAGCGATCGAGGTCGAGTGCCTGGAGTTCGACCGGCCCCGCCGATGGGTGCACGACAACGGTGGGCCGATCGCGGTGACCTTCACCGGCAGCGTGGATCCGGTCGACGGCGGGTCGCTGCTGCGCGTCCGGTTCGACGCGCGGCCGCGCGGGTGGTTCCGGCTGGTGTTCCCGCTGTTCGTGGTCATCACACGCCGGCAGGAGAAGGCCAACATGACGCACCTGCGAGCGGCCGTGGAGCGGCGCGCGGGTGCCGTCCCGGGACCGGCCTCCCGCGACATGCCGATCATCCACCGGATCTTCCGGCGCCAGTTCGCCGAGGTGCGCGCCCTACTGCCCGGGGTACCGGCGACCGATGCGGTGCGGGTGGGTGCGGTCGCCGACCACCTGGGGTTCCTGCTCGACAGCCTGCACATGCACCACACCACCGAGGACGACCTGATCTGGCCGAAGCTGCTCGACCGCGTCGGCCGCGACGCCCCACTGGTGGAGCGGATGGCCGCGCAGCACCAGGGCATCGACGGGTCGGTGGCCCAGGTGCGCGCAGCGCGGTCGGCGTGGCATTCGGATCCGGCACCGACCACGTCCGCGGCACTCGCCGACCGGATCGGCGAGTTCCTCGCCGTCCTCGACGAACATCTCGACGACGAGGAGCAGGCGGTGGTGCCCCTGATCGACCGGCACCTCACCGCGGCCGAATTGCAGGAGGTCGGCGAGCGCGGCTTCGAGAAGTTCACCCCGGCCCAGCGTTGGATCGCCCTCGGGCAGCTGCTGGAGGTCGCGACGCCGGCCGAGGCCGCGACGTTCCTCGACGACCTGCCGCTGCCGATCAAGGTGCTCTGGCGGATGGTCGGCAGGCGCCGCTACCACAGGTACATCACGGCCGTCCGCGGTGAACGGCCGAGCTGA
- a CDS encoding copper resistance CopC family protein, with protein MARRRVVDAATGRVPVGVAPRAVLAALIIYALMVLSGGPALAHSELVSSDPVDGGSVVGVDRPVTLVFGEAIDASSVSIRLIGSAGFQAQLVPPTVTSTQVVQPLPTLLNDQYILRYGATAFDGHPVRGTVTFTVSGSVAGDINGPDMRHPGPHAGMAGSSEPSASNDRPSVPIWAWLGGDCPTNGVTGPTRRAQLGGGISNDRDDRACAGSD; from the coding sequence GTGGCGCGACGGCGCGTGGTGGATGCGGCGACTGGTCGCGTCCCCGTCGGCGTCGCACCGCGCGCCGTACTGGCGGCGCTGATCATCTACGCACTCATGGTGTTGTCCGGTGGTCCGGCCCTCGCCCACAGCGAACTCGTGAGCAGCGACCCCGTCGACGGCGGCAGTGTGGTCGGCGTCGATCGTCCGGTAACGCTGGTGTTCGGCGAGGCGATCGATGCGAGCTCGGTGAGTATCAGGCTGATCGGATCGGCCGGATTCCAGGCGCAGCTGGTGCCCCCAACGGTCACGTCGACACAGGTCGTACAGCCGTTGCCGACCCTGCTCAACGACCAGTACATCCTGAGATACGGCGCCACCGCCTTCGACGGGCATCCTGTGCGCGGTACCGTCACCTTCACCGTGTCCGGCTCTGTCGCCGGCGACATCAACGGCCCGGACATGCGGCATCCAGGGCCGCACGCCGGGATGGCCGGTTCCAGTGAGCCATCCGCGTCCAACGACCGCCCGTCCGTCCCGATCTGGGCGTGGCTGGGTGGGGACTGTCCGACGAACGGTGTAACTGGTCCGACACGCCGAGCGCAGCTCGGGGGAGGGATCAGCAATGACCGAGACGATCGAGCCTGTGCCGGATCGGATTGA
- a CDS encoding CbtA family protein yields MVRTLLIRGMIAGLVAGLAYFVFAYLFGEPAVEAAIGYEDQVAAAAGEVSTEEPLVSRGIQSTLGLATAALVYGVVVGGILSLVYASVVGRVGRLSARATAAVIAGIGFVSVALVPFVKYPANPPASTLDATVGQRTGPFMVLIILSVLLALGAVMLGRSLAVRTGSWNATLVAAAAYLVAVGIVGFLLPTVAETPAGFPAAVLYDFRVASIGGQLVLWTVVGLVFGALIDGRSRRRSGSTVGTSAG; encoded by the coding sequence ATGGTGAGGACCCTGCTGATCCGGGGCATGATCGCCGGGCTCGTCGCCGGTCTGGCCTACTTCGTGTTCGCCTACCTGTTCGGGGAACCTGCCGTCGAGGCGGCCATCGGCTACGAGGACCAGGTCGCCGCCGCGGCGGGTGAGGTGTCCACCGAGGAGCCGCTCGTCAGCCGGGGGATCCAGAGCACCCTCGGGCTGGCCACCGCCGCGCTGGTCTACGGCGTGGTGGTCGGTGGGATCCTGTCGCTGGTGTATGCGTCGGTGGTCGGGCGGGTCGGACGGCTCAGCGCGCGGGCGACCGCGGCGGTGATCGCGGGGATCGGGTTCGTCTCCGTCGCCCTCGTCCCGTTCGTCAAATACCCGGCCAACCCGCCGGCGTCGACGCTCGACGCCACGGTCGGGCAGCGCACCGGACCCTTCATGGTGCTGATCATCCTGTCGGTGCTGCTCGCCCTCGGTGCGGTCATGTTGGGCCGTAGCCTCGCCGTGCGGACGGGTTCGTGGAACGCCACCCTGGTGGCGGCCGCTGCCTATCTCGTCGCGGTGGGGATCGTCGGGTTCCTCCTGCCGACGGTCGCCGAGACCCCGGCCGGCTTCCCGGCGGCCGTGCTCTACGACTTCCGGGTGGCGTCGATCGGTGGTCAGCTCGTGCTGTGGACCGTGGTCGGGCTCGTATTCGGTGCGTTGATCGACGGCCGGTCGCGGCGGCGCTCCGGCAGCACCGTCGGCACCTCTGCAGGATAG
- a CDS encoding heavy metal translocating P-type ATPase codes for MTSPVTTEQDRLVELSVSGMTCAACAARVERKLNRLTGVSASVNYATGRATVSTHPDVADEMLVETVVRSGFGAELLPRDGHREPDSDDAGRARTLWRRLLVSVVLFVPIADLSITLTVLPEWRFPGWQWVLLALALPVIGWAAWPFHRAAVANARHGIATMDTLVSLGVLAATAWSLYAMFGPPGPPSDATGLDLLLRGEDAIYLEVAAGLVTFVLAGRYFEAKAQRSAGTALRELAALRSADVVLVEPDGSQRPVLIGELRVGQRFLVRPGASVATDGRVVSGQAALDTAAMTGESVPVEVGPADPVVGGTTVRHGSLVVEATGVGRDTQLGAMIRLVEQAQTGEASVQRLADRICGWFVPAVVALSVLTFAGWMLLDGSVERAFAAALAVLVIACPCALGLATPTALMVASGRGARLGIFVKGYQALEATRSIDTVVLDKTGTVTSGRMSLAELTWTDGFTRDEVLRAAGSLEQDSEHPVAAAIVAAALTELGSLPRPTGFTSEPGLGAAGVVDGHRVRAGRARLFADLGIEVPARLDALRGEWEGRGRTTVLIAVDDAVVGLLGLADLVKPSARAAVGQLHRLGLATVLLTGDNTATATAVGREIGVGSVVAEVLPADKAEQVRRLQAGGACVAVVGDGVNDAAALAVADLGMAVGAGTDIAIDAADLILVRDDLRVVPDAIRLSRATLRTIRGNLFWAFGYNVAAIPLAALGLLNPLVAGAAMAVSSLFVVSNSLRLRRFSPDLEDR; via the coding sequence ATGACCTCCCCGGTGACCACCGAGCAGGATCGGCTGGTCGAGCTGTCCGTGTCCGGGATGACGTGCGCGGCCTGCGCCGCCCGGGTCGAGCGCAAGCTCAACCGGCTCACCGGTGTGTCCGCCAGCGTCAACTACGCCACGGGGCGGGCCACGGTGTCCACACATCCGGACGTCGCCGACGAGATGCTGGTCGAGACCGTGGTGCGCAGCGGCTTCGGGGCGGAGCTGCTCCCGCGCGACGGCCACCGTGAACCCGACTCCGACGACGCCGGGCGCGCCCGGACGTTGTGGCGACGGCTGCTGGTCTCGGTGGTGCTGTTCGTCCCGATCGCCGACCTGTCGATCACCCTCACCGTCCTGCCGGAATGGCGCTTCCCTGGCTGGCAGTGGGTGCTGCTCGCGCTCGCGCTGCCGGTGATCGGCTGGGCGGCATGGCCGTTCCACCGGGCCGCGGTGGCGAACGCCCGGCACGGCATCGCCACGATGGACACCCTGGTCTCGCTCGGGGTGCTGGCGGCGACCGCCTGGTCGCTCTACGCGATGTTCGGCCCGCCCGGACCGCCGTCGGATGCCACCGGGCTCGATCTGCTGCTGCGCGGCGAGGACGCGATCTACCTGGAGGTCGCTGCCGGTCTGGTGACGTTCGTGCTGGCCGGGCGCTACTTCGAGGCCAAGGCCCAGCGCTCGGCCGGAACCGCGTTGCGCGAGCTCGCCGCGTTGCGGTCCGCCGACGTCGTCCTGGTGGAACCGGACGGGTCGCAGCGCCCGGTGCTGATCGGTGAGCTGCGGGTCGGGCAGCGGTTCCTGGTCCGGCCGGGCGCGTCGGTGGCCACCGACGGGCGGGTGGTGTCCGGGCAGGCCGCACTCGACACCGCCGCGATGACCGGTGAGTCGGTACCGGTGGAGGTGGGGCCGGCCGACCCGGTGGTCGGCGGTACGACCGTGCGACACGGCTCGCTCGTCGTCGAGGCCACCGGGGTGGGTCGCGACACCCAGCTCGGCGCGATGATCCGGCTGGTCGAGCAGGCACAGACCGGTGAGGCGTCGGTGCAGCGGCTCGCTGACCGAATCTGCGGGTGGTTCGTACCGGCCGTCGTCGCGCTGTCGGTGCTGACCTTCGCCGGGTGGATGCTGCTCGACGGCTCGGTCGAGCGCGCGTTCGCCGCCGCGCTCGCCGTGCTGGTGATCGCCTGCCCGTGTGCGCTCGGACTCGCCACCCCGACCGCGCTGATGGTGGCATCGGGTCGCGGGGCCCGCCTGGGCATCTTCGTCAAGGGCTACCAGGCGCTGGAGGCCACCCGCTCGATCGACACCGTCGTGCTCGACAAGACCGGCACGGTGACCAGCGGACGGATGTCGCTGGCCGAGCTGACCTGGACCGACGGCTTCACCCGTGACGAGGTGTTGCGTGCGGCCGGGTCGCTGGAGCAGGACTCGGAGCACCCGGTGGCCGCTGCAATCGTGGCGGCGGCGCTGACCGAGCTCGGTTCGCTGCCCCGCCCGACCGGGTTCACCAGTGAGCCGGGGCTCGGTGCCGCGGGCGTGGTGGACGGCCACCGGGTGCGCGCCGGGCGGGCTCGGCTGTTCGCGGACCTGGGCATCGAAGTGCCCGCGCGGCTCGACGCGCTGCGCGGCGAGTGGGAGGGGCGGGGCCGGACCACCGTCCTGATCGCCGTCGACGACGCGGTGGTCGGCCTGCTGGGCCTGGCCGATCTCGTGAAACCCTCCGCCCGCGCGGCCGTCGGGCAGTTGCACCGCCTCGGCCTGGCGACCGTGCTGCTGACCGGCGACAACACCGCGACCGCGACGGCCGTGGGCCGCGAGATCGGCGTGGGTTCCGTCGTCGCCGAGGTGCTGCCCGCCGACAAGGCCGAGCAGGTCCGGCGGCTGCAGGCGGGCGGTGCCTGTGTAGCGGTCGTCGGGGACGGGGTCAACGACGCGGCCGCGCTCGCCGTCGCCGACCTGGGCATGGCCGTCGGTGCCGGCACCGATATCGCGATCGACGCCGCCGACCTCATCCTGGTGCGTGACGACCTGCGGGTGGTGCCCGACGCGATCCGCTTGTCCCGGGCCACGCTGCGCACCATCCGCGGCAACCTGTTCTGGGCGTTCGGCTACAACGTGGCGGCGATTCCGCTGGCCGCGCTGGGCCTGCTCAACCCGCTCGTTGCCGGCGCCGCAATGGCGGTGTCGTCGCTGTTCGTGGTGTCCAACAGCCTGCGCCTGCGCCGGTTCTCCCCCGACCTCGAGGATCGCTGA
- a CDS encoding ZIP family metal transporter — translation MLRNTGPDPVAVAQVFVNDSYVDFTGADEPIGRLAADTLVLNYPWQDGQPYTVSMLTSTGLVIEHVVDAAVATPEPGFEFLGLMALVGTYVGVLPVLLGMLVLPILRRTSGRVVRVLLALTVGLLAYLALDALLEGLELAALSGGAFGGPVLVFLGAGLAFLALTTVDKVLTGRRPDERDAGSAGMRLAVMIAIGIGLHNLGEGLVIGSAYAVGELALGAALIVGFAAHNTTEGLAIVAPLTTRRPSLWSLVGLGLIAGAPAILGAVVGASVDNAGLSALLFGVGVGAIVQVIIQIVPGLRDRTSGRLLDPAMLGGLGAGVVIMYLTGLLVAA, via the coding sequence GTGCTGCGCAACACCGGCCCAGACCCCGTCGCCGTCGCGCAGGTCTTCGTCAACGACTCCTACGTGGACTTCACCGGCGCGGATGAACCGATCGGCCGGCTGGCGGCCGACACCCTGGTGCTGAACTACCCGTGGCAGGACGGGCAGCCCTACACCGTCTCGATGCTGACCTCCACCGGGCTCGTGATCGAGCACGTCGTCGACGCCGCCGTCGCCACCCCGGAACCCGGGTTCGAGTTCCTCGGCCTGATGGCCCTCGTCGGCACGTACGTCGGTGTACTGCCCGTGCTGCTGGGCATGCTGGTGCTGCCCATCCTGCGCCGCACCAGCGGACGCGTGGTCCGGGTCCTGCTGGCACTGACCGTCGGTCTGCTCGCCTACCTGGCCCTCGACGCCCTGCTCGAGGGCCTCGAGCTGGCCGCACTGTCCGGTGGCGCGTTCGGCGGCCCGGTCCTCGTGTTCCTCGGTGCCGGGCTGGCCTTCCTCGCCCTGACCACCGTCGACAAGGTGCTCACGGGCCGCCGGCCCGACGAGCGCGACGCCGGTTCGGCCGGGATGCGACTGGCGGTGATGATCGCCATCGGGATCGGCCTGCACAACCTCGGCGAGGGCCTCGTGATCGGGTCGGCGTACGCGGTCGGCGAGCTCGCGCTGGGCGCCGCCCTGATCGTGGGCTTCGCCGCGCACAACACCACCGAGGGCCTGGCCATCGTCGCCCCGCTGACGACGCGCCGCCCGTCGCTGTGGTCCCTGGTCGGGCTGGGCCTGATCGCCGGTGCGCCCGCCATCCTCGGCGCCGTGGTCGGCGCATCGGTGGACAACGCGGGCCTCTCGGCTCTGCTGTTCGGTGTCGGCGTCGGGGCGATCGTGCAGGTGATCATCCAGATCGTGCCCGGGCTGCGCGACCGCACCAGCGGTCGCCTGCTCGATCCGGCCATGCTCGGTGGGCTCGGCGCCGGCGTGGTGATCATGTATCTGACCGGTCTCCTGGTCGCCGCCTGA
- a CDS encoding MarR family winged helix-turn-helix transcriptional regulator, with amino-acid sequence MLGQAYSLLGFQIVEGVVGAGFPQKPKHSAVFAQISPDGSRLTDLARKANMTPQSMGELVDELVDMGYVVRRRDPGDGRAKLIVLTQRGRDAVAAGRQTIDGIEDQVIEILGERGHRELRVLLSKLLDATNE; translated from the coding sequence ATGCTGGGCCAGGCCTACAGCCTGCTGGGCTTCCAGATCGTCGAGGGCGTGGTCGGTGCCGGCTTCCCGCAGAAGCCCAAGCACTCCGCCGTGTTCGCCCAGATCTCTCCCGACGGCTCGCGGCTCACCGACCTCGCGCGGAAGGCGAACATGACCCCTCAGTCCATGGGCGAACTCGTCGACGAGCTCGTGGACATGGGGTACGTCGTACGTCGTCGCGACCCCGGCGACGGCCGAGCGAAACTGATCGTTCTCACCCAGCGCGGCCGCGACGCCGTGGCGGCCGGACGGCAGACGATCGACGGCATCGAGGACCAGGTGATCGAGATCCTGGGCGAGCGCGGGCACCGGGAACTCCGAGTGCTGCTGTCAAAGCTGCTCGACGCGACGAACGAGTGA
- a CDS encoding histidine phosphatase family protein, translating into MSSRITLVSHSSTSATNSAAFASDEPLDARGAGWVEQARGRLPRAVRVLTSPAPACRQTAAGLGLPAVIEPALADWDPGRWRGRTLDDVAAAEPHAVTTWLSEPGSAPHGGESHVQLLARVTDWLDTVPDDGHTVAVTHSAVVRCAVLAALDAPLPAFWRIDVAPMTATQLRGSPGRWTLRSTAVPLVPRNG; encoded by the coding sequence ATGAGCAGCAGGATCACGCTGGTGTCCCATTCGTCGACCTCGGCCACCAACTCGGCCGCGTTCGCCTCGGACGAGCCGCTCGACGCCCGCGGGGCGGGCTGGGTCGAACAGGCCCGCGGACGGCTGCCCCGGGCGGTCCGGGTCTTGACCTCGCCGGCGCCCGCGTGCCGCCAGACCGCCGCCGGGCTGGGGCTCCCGGCTGTGATCGAACCGGCACTGGCCGACTGGGATCCCGGCCGCTGGCGTGGCCGGACGCTTGACGACGTCGCTGCTGCGGAGCCGCACGCCGTGACGACCTGGCTGTCCGAGCCCGGCTCGGCGCCGCACGGCGGCGAGTCACACGTGCAGCTGCTGGCCCGCGTGACCGACTGGCTCGACACGGTGCCCGACGACGGTCACACGGTCGCGGTGACCCACTCGGCTGTCGTCCGGTGCGCAGTGCTCGCCGCGCTCGACGCACCACTCCCGGCGTTCTGGCGCATCGACGTCGCCCCGATGACCGCCACCCAGCTTCGGGGATCGCCCGGTCGGTGGACACTGCGCTCCACCGCCGTGCCACTGGTCCCGCGGAATGGCTAG
- a CDS encoding CbtB domain-containing protein — protein MAHAAALPASTPVTIPLNELLPWAVFAGVILLSLLYLVGMDQGATSLISGSMLHEFVHDGRHLLGFPCH, from the coding sequence ATGGCTCATGCGGCGGCACTCCCCGCGTCCACCCCGGTGACCATCCCCCTGAACGAGCTCCTGCCGTGGGCGGTGTTCGCCGGGGTCATCCTGCTTTCCCTGCTGTATCTGGTGGGCATGGACCAGGGCGCTACGTCGCTGATCTCCGGCAGCATGCTGCACGAGTTCGTGCACGACGGGCGCCACCTCCTCGGCTTCCCCTGCCACTGA